CCTGAAATGAGAGTCAGGAGACCTTAATCCATGTTTCAGTTCATGATCTAAGAGCCACATGACTTTAATTAATCTTACACTTCAAATTTCTATCATTAAAATGATCATCAAATCATTTTATATACACATGGTTAGGGTCATAATTTGGATAAGAGACATTGAAGCAATTGACAGTATATATTTTCTGTAAATGGAATAAACCCTTACAAGTTCACGGATATAAATCAATACCTAAATGAAGGTTTCATTCATCTTGGTTTACTCTCTACGTATATTTTCCCCATATGATGCAGAATTCTTCCATGATATCTCCAAGTTTTATTTAATAGCCATTCTCTTTCCTCAGCCTCTGCTTTACacactctgtttctttctttctgccagtTATGTAGTTTGGAATTGAAAAACTTATTCCATGATATTGGCCTAAGCTCTCAGATTCTGAAAACTTAATTATTTTCCTATATCAGTTACAATATTTAGGTGAGAAGATTTCACCATTCATAGTTCATATCCCTGATCCAAAGTCCTTAGCAAATCAGATCAGTGCTCTTTCTACCCCTGTATTAATTTCTGTTTATAACCAACCTCTATGGACAGCTCAGTGAAGAGCTCTGTTCTATTAATTCAAATCTGACAAAATGGGCATGATGACTTTAGGATTAAACTGATTTCTAAAGGGTGCTCCCTAACAACAAAACGGTGGACTGTAGAGTTTAAATGTCCCTGATTCCTTGCCCTCTGTTGCCCCAAAATCATGTGGGACTGGTTTTGACTTGAAAGGAAGGAAGTTCACAGGTGCTCCCAAGTTGGCTCATCCAACACTGAACTAATGAGGTGAAATAGTGGCTGCACTGGCAATGTGGGGCTCACAGATTCCCACAGGAGCTTCATGCTTTAGAGTGTTAATTACTGTCACTACTCTGAAACCTCAAAGGCAGGGCCTGCACAttgccctgcctctccctgtaGAAGACTGTTCTCCGTCCTGCTCCCTTACAAAATGCTACTGAAACCTTATatcattcaaaaaaaatcttaggaGGTAGGTTGGTGAGGTTATAGGATATTCTCCTATAGCCTAAACCACATTTTCAGCCCTCAATCTCCAccccacacatacccacacatacCCCTACTAATTAGCAGTCAGTCACTGGGCCTGTATCTGTAGCTACTTGAAAAAAAAGTCCCTTCCACGTTAGTTCCAGGATGTTCTTATTTCTCCTTTGGAGATAAGAATGCTGTGCTTAATTCTGCTGAGATACATGCACATAATATAAGGGGCTGCTATGATCACTACAGGTATTTACAGCACCCAGTTGAAGTGTTGTGGTATTCTTCAACCCCAAAATAATAACATTGCCTAAGAAGATGTAAGACTCCACATAAAATTTGCAAAAACAGAGTCTTATTATTTATAGGAAGAAACTCACAAAGGAAGAAGAtcctttaattaacacaaaacagtaaattttgtttacttcttcaaATTCATATTTGTATGAAGATATTCAATAAAATTGAGAGAACACAAGTATCGCTGCATTCTCTGATATATTCTTTATGCATCATGCACTCAACTGAATcagttatccatttatttattcatctacaAAGTGGAATGCCTGCCTATCCCTCTGCACCGCTGTATGTAACTACTTATGTACCTATCACAGTATCAACTGTCttcattcatttgcttttctGCTCATCCTCCCCTTGATGCAGTCTTTCATCCACTCCCAACTCATTATTTACCTAATGTCCATAAATTACCGACCAAATTATTTCTACTCATCCTATATAGCACCCATTATCTATTCACTAATTTATTCACCTGTGTAgccattccttcttttttttctttttaaagatttagtttgaaagccaaagttacacacacacacacacagacacagacacacacactatacacagagacagagagagagagaaaatcctccatccactggccacAGCCatctagggcagggccaggccaaagacaggagccaagagattcatccaggtctcccacatgagtggcagggattagGTACTTGGGCTCTTAtttactgctttccttggccattgGCAGAatgccggatcagaagtggagcagctggaacatgaattggcacccatgtggaatgctgccATCAGAGGTGGAAACTTTTAcatgctactccacaatgctggcccctaaccaTTTCTGATGTTGCGGCATACAATGTCTTTGACAAAGTTTCTGGAATAGTCTAGGAAATAGGAAAAAGGAGAGATTGTTTTCATTCTGCATCCAAAATTCTGAACTCCAGTAGAATTGAAAGAAATGGTTGAGATTTTCTGTACAGTTATATTGGTAAAATTTCATGGCTCTGAGGGATGTATTCGCAGAACCTGGAAGTTCATATTACCACAGTTTATCTCCATTCTTCTGCAGACCACAAAGATAAACTCACGAATTCTCTTCCACAGCATTCTCTGTCACTATTACTCAAAAACCTGGGAAAATTTTCCTTCTCATTCAACCTCTAAGTCAGGTCTTACTTTTAAACAACTCTCAGAACTTCCTTTCCATTATTGCTACTTCTGTCCTCttttatttcagcattttttccgTAAGAGCCAAGTAACACAGTGCCCTTCAATCCTTTAATCCAGGCTTACTCAAACAGAAGTTATTCAGATAGGCCCCAGCAAATGCTGTTTAAATGAGCCTTTTAGGTATTTCTCATAGAATAAAATTGGAGAACTCCTGGAACAACTCATTCTGTAGACTACTGTCAcattcatttttcagaaaaacattttattctaaCATTATCCAGCTCACAACTATTTGATCTAAAATATTCAGTGTCCTGATAGTAAAGTATAGATCTTCAAAATCAACCACAATCCATGTTTTTCCTAGTTTCTCTCTTATATAAGCCCCAGCCATCTTGTAACACTTTCTGTCCCCCAAACAATAAAAGTTTTCTCTTTTGCACAGGTAAATCACCTTATAGATGTCCACCTAGAAATTGAATTAGTTCCATCAAGAAGACTTCATGGCACACACACTTACATTTACTCTCAATTCATAGCCttggtatagttttttttttttttaaagagcatgaATATAGCCAATTATGTCCTGTTAGGAATTGTGCATGTTATTTGCATAAGCTACTTCCAGAGAAGCTCCTTTTCTTTACAATTATTTGGCCAAAAGACATTATTTGCCACCATTACAGCTTTACTTAGCTGAAAATTAGTGCACACCCTCCTTAACCCccatttatattttgtgtgttcaAATTAACTTTGAAAGATAACTGAAAAATGCAGCATTCTAGTAATGAATATCAGTAGAAGCGGAGATTGTACCTAGGTTTTGGGGGGGATGTAGAGATTCGGAATACATGTGAACTGTCTGTACTTTCTGATCAATTCTGCTGTGAATGCAtaactgctttaaaaataacacgcacttaaaaggaaataaaaacaactgaGCATGTCCTAGCTTCCACTTAGGTTGTGGAAAGTTGGAAAGAGTATTGCTTCCATCCTAAAATGAGAAGAAGTTTGATGATAACAAAATGCTAATTATTCTTGAATCGATCAGAGAGCTGAGGTTTCAGGAAAACTAAGTAGCATGAACTCTGAGGAAAGATGGTGTCTCTAGTGAGACATGGCACCTGTGCACTGCCTCTCCTGGACCAGAGCATGGGCGGAAAATTGGCCCTCTCTATGAGCTTGTAAGGATTGCCTGCCCAAATTGCTAAAGGCTGCGTCTGAGGTACTGAGGAGTCCTAGATAAATGACTCAACATTTCCCCCTGAGACTACAGACACTGGGCAGGAGGATGTCTGGGGGAGTGGAAAAGAAGGAGCCTTCTTCCTGATGCAGGCAGGGGTGAAGGCAGCCAGAGTGGCTGCAGTCGGGGAGAAGGTACCTCCCTTCTACAAGACTGCCTCCCTCCTGAGACAAAACCTGAGTAGCAGAGGAGAGGCAGCAGACCTTTATCCTACAAAGATGAATACTTAACTGCTAAGGGAAGGGGACAGGAAAAGATAAGTAAAACGTTGTAAACATGGAATTTCTGTGGCCAGGAAATCACTCTGGGCCCAAACCATGAGCAATTTCCTAAGGCTGGAAGCAGTTACAGGGTCACTAAGAAATCCCCAAAcctgaaatgcagagacagaagaTGAATCTAAGATTTAGATGGAAGCAGAACAACAAAGAATGAACCCTCCTCTTCTGCTTCCAGTGGTCATGAATGGAAGAGCAGGTAATCACAGTTTCACAGGAAAGAGGCCAGAGGCGGAAAGCTGAACTCTCTGATGTGTAACTTCACAGGGACAACTTTAAATGGAGGGGGAATGGCAACACTGGAAAAAATCCTGCAAAAAACTGAACTGAACAAAACCCTAAACACAGGTAATACTAGAGGAACTTGGATTTGTTGGTACGCTAATATTCACAGGAACAATGCATTTAAGTCAGCTCAACCCTTGATTGCACTGATTCTCACATCCTACCTGCCTCCTCATCCCCTTCCCACACACAGCACCAGACTAAGGGCAGACAAAAGAGACAAGCTCACTTCAAGGCATATTGTTCTTTTCTTGAACATCTGTTATCCTACATACAGAATGTGTGGAACCCACCAACAGTAGCAATCAAAGGGAAGAgccaaaacacaacaaaaacaagaacaatgtGAGGagtaaagaaatgaacaaatccaGGAGCAAATGTGACTTGCATGTAGAAGCTATCATTCAGGAATTTAAAATAACTCTCATGTCTAGGGTTGTAGAATAATTTTGAATAATATAACATatgtaaaattctaaaattccagatagagaaatggagaaagcagGACAAAAGGACTATGTGAGGAGCTAGTCACTGAGAAAATTAGTGAAAGAAATCTGTGCACAAATCCTCAGCTGGATATGATAACTGAAAATAAGCCAACAAAATTTGGGTGCTTGGTATTCAAGCTGTCAAAAAgccaaaaataaagtgaaaatcttGAAGGCAGcttgaagggaaaaaagaaaagatacatcatatacaaaaaaaaaagatccaaaccAAAGCGGAGTTCTTGTCAGAAACTAAGCTAGCCACCAAGAAACATGGAATTACATCATTTAAGCACCGAGACAGGGGTGTAACTAACAAGTAGAAGTAATGTATACAGAGAAAATGCACTTTGAGAACAAAGAAGAAGTGAATTCTCTTCAAACAAACAAGAACTTATTGAATAGATTTTCAGCAGAACTTGAGCAAATTCTTCAGGCAAAGGAAAATAATGCTAGACAGAAAAATGGCTCCACACACACTATGAAAAgatggaggggaggaaggaagggaggcggaaaggaaggaaaggaagaagggatcAATCTGAAAGTGGCAAAATATAACCTtaacataaacacatttttaaatgtttaacaaaCTACAAGATATCTGATTAATACAAAAATAGTTgcaattatttgtatatttagtTTATGAATGTTAAAAAACTTCAACAATAATACTACAAAATACAGAGTTGCAAACAGTAATGTGCTCCTGAAGGtttctgtgccacaacatggagTAATAATTATTTAGATtagaattcattaaaaatgtatatttctgGAGTGATCATAGTCCCAAATGACACAATTCCTATTCAGAAATCCCAAAAAATCTAGATCTCTAAAGTTTATAATCCTAGAAACCACAACTCCAAAAGTTTAAAATCCTGAATATTGAATTCTGAAAGTCAAAATTCTTAAAACTTCCATTTCCACATATAGAAAAGGTTACATTAGAGGCCTAGAAAGTCAAATTTTGGGGAAAGGGCTAGGACAGAGTTGGTTGTATGGAGGATGTCGTATTGTGTTAAGTGGAACAAACACCTAGAAACTTGGTAAAGCACTGTGTTGGCTGTGATTGTGTGGGTGTTTCCAGAGGATATTTTTGTGTGAGCCTGAGTGGCCCAGAGGGGAATGATCTGCTGGTAATGTGTATTGATACAAGTGGGTTGGCCATGTGATACAGCAATGACAGAAATTTCAGCTTAAAAATGCATCATTTGGGTCTGGCATTGTCTCATAGCCagcaaagctgcctcctgtggcaccggcatctcacGTGGATGCTGGCtggtatcctggctgttccacttctgatccaggtccctgctaatgtgcctcggaaagcagtgggagatggcccaagtccttgggcttctgcacccacatgggagatccagaagaagctcccggctcctggctcctggtttcggataagCCCAATtcctgccattgcaaccatttggggattgaaccagtggatgggagatcagtATCTCTCTCCCACCTTCACTCCATTTCTGTAAcattgcatctcaaataaataaatggggtatCTATTCAAATATGTTAACCAGTTTACATCggggttttttattttcttacctcTGAGTTCTGAGGCTTTGTTAAATATTCTAGgtagaaaattttatatttgtcttATGCAAACATCTCCCCCCAATAAGTggcttgtgttttcattttcttaaatattgtatttcaagaagcagattttttaattttgaggaaactaaatttatcaatttttttccatttatagaACATATTTTAGTGTCTATTcttgaattattatatttttatttgaaaggaagagttgcagCAAAGGCGGGggagaaatcaatcttccatcagctgattaactccccaaatggttacaatggccaggaatgggccaagctgaagccaggagcccttctgggtctcccatgtgggtgcaggatccaaaggacttgggccatcttccactcctttccgaggcacattagcagggacctggatcagaagtggagcagctatgacttgaactggagcacatatgggatTGGGCTattgcaggtagcggcttaacctgttacaccacagcattggccccttatCTGGAAAATCTTTGCCAAACCCAAGATCGCAATGATTTTTCATCAGATTTTAAGTCTCTGCTCCATTAGCTTAAGTCTTTCATTCATTGTATATAAATCTCTGATCCATTATATTTAAGTCTATAACTtattacatttgattttttaaacttttatttaataaatataaatttccaaagcacagcttttggattacagtggcctcttcaccccataatttccctcccacctgcagccctcccatctcccgctccctctcccatcccattcacatcaagattaattttaaattatctctatatacagaagatcaatttagtatatattaaataaagatttcaacagtttgcacccacacagaaacacaaagtgtaaagtactgtttgagtactagttataccattaattcacattgtacaacaccttaaggacagagatcctacatggggagtaactgcacaatgattcctgttgttgacttaacaattgacactcttgtttatggcatcggtaatcacccaaggctcttgtcatgaatttccaaggctttggaagcctcttgaatttgccaactctgatcttatttagacaaagccatagtcaaagtggaagttctctcctcccttcagagaaagttacctccttctttgatggcctgttctttccactgggatctcactcgcagagatctttcatttagttgttgttgtgtttttttttttttttttttttttttttttttttttttgtcagagtgtcttggctttccatgcctgaaatactctcatggaaaattcagccagatctgaatgccttaaaggctgattctgaggccagagtgctgtttaggacatctggcattctatgagtctgctgtgtatcctgcttcccatgttggatcgttctctcttttttaattctatcagttagtattagcagacactagtcttgtttttgtgatccctttgactcttaatcctatcattatgatcaattgtgaactgaaactgatgacTTTGgttagtgagatgtcattggtacatgccaccttgatgagattgaattggaatcccctagctcatttctaactctcccatttggggcaagtccaattgagcatgtcatTTGATTCTAAGacccattttaatttttgaatatggTTCAAGGTCTGGATTCAAAATTCCTTTTTGCTTATGGACATCTAATTGTTCGTTaccatttattggaaagtcagtcTTGGGTTGGTCATTGTGACTTGCAAAAGGagtcatcctatatgggcaccatatagatcccagctgctccacttgccatccaacTCTCTAAGAGGGCCCCTAGGGAAAGcatagaggatgacccaaatatttAGACCCCtacaactatgtgggagacccaggtgaagctcctggctcctggatttggcctggcccagctctagccattgtggctctttggggagtaaagagagaaagggaaactcAGACCCCTTCAAAGGAGTGAGAAGACTACCTAttactttctttctcctctttcctcttccttatCACTTTTTCAGTTATTTCCTCTTTATATTATGCATTATGCAGGCATTACCAAAGAGGTAAGTTTCAATCCCAGGCAAGCCTAGACCTTTAAGTTCACTAGGGTCCTGTTGTGTATATGTGAGGAAGTTGGGCAAAGTACTTGATACGGAAACTTGAGAGTAACATTTGCACAGCTGAGTCACTTATCCTGGTACTCACAAAtccatatttaaattttcttaactTTCACTGGCTATGATTCAAATATCTCTCCTTTCTTAGATTAACTTCTTTGGTGGATACTTTACACATTATCTCATATTTGCATGTTCATTTTTTGTCTGAAATTGCAGAGTTTATTTTTTTCGAGATTTTACGGCTTTAACAATTTAAATGATAGCCTTTCTGTATACAGTAAAATTCCGTTCAATCTCTGATTGGTAACGAACAGTGCCAGAAAGTTCACTTTTCCttggcaaataataataatagccttaagtacaaaaataaatcacTGATTATAACACAGTCAGGGTAAGAAAATTCTTTAATTGAATTTCTCTGCTGAATTAATGCAAGCACTCAAAGAAAGTCATGATGTCCACATTTTGAAGATCCAcctcaaaaacattttaatcaGCATTGACAACAAACACTCTCGTACAAATATTGACTACACACAGTTACTGGAGGTGGTTACATACTCCACAAATTATGTGGAAATGCATTCGAATGCCAGTGGAGACTCCAGAAGCTTTTCCAAAACGTGGATGTATTAGTAGCAGATATATTCCAATGTACAAGGAATAAGCCATGTATATTCCAAAGTAATATACATGAAGATTTCCATGATCACGTACAACATGACAAATCAAAGCagtaatattttttctaataatgtCAGGTCATAGAAATGGAGAGTGCATAAATGTGGGAAGTTTTATTACAGCAGTGCTTCACTCCATGAAAGAGGCTGCTATGACATAAAAATACATCCACATCCACCTCCCAATACAGTCACTCAGCCTCCTACCTAAGTTCACCAGTATATCATCCTCTCCCTGGTTGCCAAGGCAATTCATCTGATTCTTATCACATCTGAGTTGGGTGGAGAACACTGAAGCAAAGCTCATGTCTCTAAGTGATGCTCATGAGTCATCAGGTTGCCAGTTTTGATGTTAATCCAGAGAATTGCCCCAAAAGTTTCTGCCAGGCCCCCTTCACCTCCTTATTCCTCAGACTGTAAATCATGGGGTTCAGCATGGGTGTCAGAATGGCATAGAAAAGAGAGATCAGCTTCTCTTGAAGAACGGAAGGCTCAGAATGGGGCTGGATGTAGGTGAAAATGGCCATGCCGTAGCACAGGGCAACCACTGTGAGGTGGGAAGCACAGGTGTGGAaggctttcttccttccttctgtggACTGGATCTTTAGGATGGTGGAGATGATCTGGATGTAGGacaaaagaaccaggaaaaaaggAGTCATAAGCAGGACAATGCTGGAGACCATGATGGCAACTTCATTGGCAGAGGTGTCCACACAGGCCAGTCTGACCACTGCTAGAAGTTCACATGATATGTGATCAATAAACTTGTTATTGCACATGGGCAGCTGAAACGTGATGGCAGTCTGCATGAGGGAGTTGATGGATCCACTGACCCAGGATGTGATGGCCAAACTGCTACACAGTCTTCCATGCATGATGGCTGAATATCGCAGAGGGTCACACACAGCCACATAGCGGTCATAAGCCATCACTGCCAGTAGAACAAATTCAATGCCACCCAAGGCCAGGGAGAAAAATAGTTGAGCTGCACAACTCAGAAATGGGATTGCTTTATGTTCTGCAAGAAAATGCACCAGCATCTGAGGGACTATGCTTGTAGCATAAGAGACATCAACAAGGGAGAGATTGGTGAGAAAGAAATACATGGGAGTGTGGAGTTGGCTGTCCAGTCTGATCAGAAGAACAATGAGAAAGTTCCCCAGCACCGTGACCAGGTACATGACCAAGAACAGGGCATAGAGGGAGACTTGAATGTCCCAGTCACTGGATAGGCCGAGGAGAATAAATTCACTCACCCACGTCTGGTTATATGTTCCCATCAAAAAGTGTGAAAATTATTACTCTgcagaaataataagaaaaataaaaattctaagaatCATTTTTAATCTGTGCTTTAGACATTTTTTACTGTAAACTTTAGGCACCTTCATCCAGGTACTTCAGATCCTATACATATTTGTCAAGATAATACAACTGATCTCAATATGCAGTATAACTTTTGCATTAGAGATACAATCTAGTGCATTCAGGAAAACACAGTGTGGTGTCAATAAGGTGAAAACATGTAGATATGCACTGTGATTTCAAGAGCTCTGCATGTTTACCAAGATATCTCAGATTCCAGGATAATCAGCAAATTGTATGAAACAATGGCAAGTAAAACGATGAGTATTGAAGGCAATGTGTTGGACAAGTGAATAAGTGCCTTCACTATATTAACTAGAATTAGATCCGTCATGATAAAATGCATGAATATACAGTTAATGGAAATATTTGGAGGAGGAACACCTTGTGGAAAGATCTGAAATCACAGAACCTAATTTCAAATCTGATTTTATTAAGCATCTGCATGATGTTGGTttagtgataaaatattttatataaatattttgagattaAATAACTCACACATACAAATAAACTTACACTTAGATAACATATGGGAAAAGTACTTTTGAATTGTTATTGGTAACGCTACTATAGTAATAGAGGTGTTGTTGGTAACATGACCTCTGTTTTGGGATAGACAAATAACAAACAtgattttctctgtctccctccataAATTCAGACATAAGTAAAACTGGATGACTCTTTTAATATATATGAAGGCTTAAGAATGCCTTGGTCACTTTGAGGATACTAGGGGTCATCGGTCTTTTTGATAACATTTGGTCCTTTTAGCCACTAGGGGATGGAGTAGATGATTGTAAATGTTGctctttttgatttttctctctacAACTTGCTTCTCCTAAGAATCTATTCTATGGGTCTGGcctccaaagaaaaaaaataagaagacagaTGCTTAGCTTGTCCACataaaagggaggaagagaacgTTTAGAACTCATCTTCACTTTCCAAGAGAGAGAATAAGATACATGCATCCATACAGTTTTGTATTCAAATGGAGATtctcttttgcttatttttgttcaGTAAGTacttttttaagtaaaattaatgTGTCATAAAACCAATTTTGGAAATCAAACAGAAGAcattacatttaaataatttgggAACTCATTGTTCATATctactaattttcattttattccacTGTATTAAACAAGGAAAttaggagagaaagaggcaggagaGATTTAAATATGAGACAGAGGCTCTTAATCAGATGAGGATCTCTGAGATGAAAGGGAGAAAAGTGGTAATGCTTCAGTTCTCTTACCAGATtgaaggcaaaacaaaacaagtaagtAATTCCAGAAATGGTCACCTAATCAAGACTTAGTCACATACAATTTTCATAAACTTCCCCAAAGTCTCCTGAAAATCCGATCTTGCCTTTTAACAGTTCCTCTTTTATTGCTCTACCCTGATATGcccaccccacctcacccccaacACATGCACATATTGCTTTTCTACTATTAGGATTgatctaaaaaaatgaaagaataaaatccaTGTGCCTCAAAAGACATtcagatttaaataaaatatttcatttttagaaagtaTGAACCATTATTGAATACTTATTAGCACATCTGCATCCAAAGTAAACATTCCACTTTCTGTTAATTTGAAACATACATGAAATGTCATCTGTACCAGAAGCTAATATTTTAGGATAGTTATCCTTCCCTGTGCTCAAAGAAATGACATAAAAAGTGGACAAAAAGACACAGGAGAGATTGTTTTCACACCAACTGCTGCTCTGTGCTGGTTATCTGGAGAAAATACAATTCGGTGACCCACTGCACTCCGCTTCTCCACCCTGCACATCTCTATATCACCACTCTTGTCTCATTAAAAATGAGTGACAGTGTCACATCCTGCAGAAAGAATCAACTTCAGAATCAGTACTCCTCGACTTTGAATCTATATGTTTTCTGTTTCCTGGAGCATGGCACAAGCTGTTTAGTCTCAGGTTTTTGAGCTGAAAAATGTGCATAATATTTGTCAACTGAAAGATT
Above is a window of Oryctolagus cuniculus chromosome 3, mOryCun1.1, whole genome shotgun sequence DNA encoding:
- the LOC100348312 gene encoding olfactory receptor-like protein OLF3 is translated as MGTYNQTWVSEFILLGLSSDWDIQVSLYALFLVMYLVTVLGNFLIVLLIRLDSQLHTPMYFFLTNLSLVDVSYATSIVPQMLVHFLAEHKAIPFLSCAAQLFFSLALGGIEFVLLAVMAYDRYVAVCDPLRYSAIMHGRLCSSLAITSWVSGSINSLMQTAITFQLPMCNNKFIDHISCELLAVVRLACVDTSANEVAIMVSSIVLLMTPFFLVLLSYIQIISTILKIQSTEGRKKAFHTCASHLTVVALCYGMAIFTYIQPHSEPSVLQEKLISLFYAILTPMLNPMIYSLRNKEVKGAWQKLLGQFSGLTSKLAT